A window of Sphingobacterium kitahiroshimense genomic DNA:
TCCACCTCAATTTTTTCAATGGTGTATTCAATCTTAAAATCAGTTTTCCTAAGAAAATTTGATGATTTTTCGGGAGATAGGTCTTGTTTCGTTAATGTTTTAAAACCCTCGGGCATGAACAGCCCCTCTTCAGAATAGAACGCCGCAATTGATGCTGTCTGTGCATCATTGATTGCAAGGGCATATCCCTTTAATACTTCGGCGATTTGGTTTTCTATTTGGTTTTCCATAGCGGATATATTTATATTTAAACTCTAATAATACCGGATATGATTAATATCCGGGTTTTTTGTAAAGATCATCTAGGTGCGGAATTATCTCTTTGTTATAAACCTCCTGCATCCATTTATCTTCAGATACTTCATCAATTCTAATTGATACAGCAGCATCTGGTTTTCCTGTAACACTAATGATTACTTTTGTAATCTCTGCGGCAAGTTTTACTTTTTGTTCCTCCGAATCTGCAGGATACATTTTAACAACTACGTGTGGCATATATATTTTCTTTTAAAGTTTTAATAAATCATTTATCAACTGTACTATTAAGATCGAAGCATGTAATATAGGTTCATCTCTCAGCTTCCGATCTACTTCTACAAAAGTGAGAACAAAAAAGAACCTAAACCCATAAACTAGTTTAAGAAATAACCTTAAACTAGTTCAAGAAGTTTTGTGCTTTCTTCATATAATTACAGGAGCAAGCAACAGACAAGCATGCTCCTGTAATTATCATTTCTTCCTCATTCTTCCCAGTAACCGACTGGTCACATAACTGACTACAGTCCCGACAACAGCCATTAAGGCAGTATGTAGCACATCACCAATAGAAAAGCTTGCCCAAATCGAACAGAGTGTCCCGCCTAAAGTACCGATGCGGATATCATTGCCTTTCATCCTTTACCTCCTTTTCTTTTTTAGGTAGGATCTGATCTGGTGGTGATTCCTCCGCTGCTTTTCTGTCTTTATCCTCTAGCACAGTCTCCACCACACCAAGACCCAGAGCAATGTATTTTATAATATTTAGTGCCTTTCCCGGCAATTTAATCGGCGCCAGCAATACTACCTGTAGTGCTCTGCTTATTTTTTGAATTATTTTTTTCATTTGTTTAATGTTAGAAGGTTAGAAAATAGTGAGTAAGTGAGTAAGTAAATTATAACTTCGTCACTGGTTACTCCAGAGAGCCGCAGGCTTAACCCAAAAGGCATAGTATTCCGACTGCGTAATTTCACCGATGAAGAGGCGTTAAAAATGAATTTCTGTCTGAGTGAAACGAGTTTAAATTCATTTAGCCTATTCAAGGTGAAATAGCATAAAGGAATGCAGCCTTGATGTTATGGATTAATGTTTATTTTTTCGGTATCCATGGTCTCCCTCCGGTCGGCTTTTGATTACTTTTTATCAAGAAAACTCTTGAAGAGACACTTGAGTACCTCGTTAAATCAAATCATTAACGAAAAAAGTAATTCGCCCTGTGCCAGCGACAGAGGCACAACAACAAGTAACTCACTTCTTCACTGGTCACTTCGTCACTGGTCACTGGTCACTGGTCACTCCGTCACTATTTAATCACCAAATAAACCTCTTCCCCTTTATCCCACATTTCGTAGACTAAAGCCTTTAATTTCGCCAATGCTTTTCCGCTGAAATCACCCTTACCTTCACCAGTCAATGTTGTGACCGGAGCAATACACCCTAGGAGCTCTTTAAGAGCATCATTTGCAGCATGAATCAGGATCGCTTCTCGTCCTAATACATGCGGAATACCGATCTGTTCCCCATGTTTTGGATAACGACACTTCTCCAGTTTGTACTGACCTATGGGGATACAGCTTATGCGGGGAATATTATTACGATCCGGCAGTTCGATGGTATGGCAGATGTGCTCGCCTTTGTATGTAATGGTTCCATTTGTTCCCTTAGCTCCATAAATCCGTTGGAGCAGCAGGATATGTTTTGTTTTCATTTTGTTGAATACCCTAAATATTGAGAACGGGAATATTTGCTTCCCGAACGGTCACTAGCCATGAGATATAGATGTAGGCCGTCGTCCTGAAAACCTTTTGGCAACTGAACGATTATCTTTCCTTCCTGTCGGTGCCAGATCTGCTGATTCACAAAAGCATAACCCTTGTCGAGCTGATAAGCACAAAGCGTAAGACAATCATCTCCAGCACTAAAGTCTGAAGGAAACCAGTTGTGCAGCACTTCTATACGATCAGTAGAACGTACGATTTGCTCTACCCGAATAGTCGCCAATGCACCCTCGCTTAACATGACCTCTGACGGATCAACCTGAGGCTTACCATCCGTTATTTTTATTGCGGAATGCAGCACATGCCCGAGCGCCAAAGCTGACGCAACCGATTTTTTACGTCTAGCCTTTTCGGCAAAACCTTTTTTGATCACCCCTTTCAGCGGAGTCAAAAAAGCAACAGCCATTTTAAATGCAGTCCTTACGCTCTCCTGAGCAGGACTAACGATTCTTTTTGCCATATTTTAAAATACCTTAGAAAAAAGGGTCAGACCGGATAGGCCTGACCCGGGGTTTTAATTAGTTAAGTAATACCTCTCCCAGATATACACTTTTTGATACTCTAGTTTTAGATCTATTGGTTAAAAACATCCAGGTATGTACGATACCTACTTGAAGATGTTCTGAAATAATAAAGCTGATCTCCCCACTTGCCCGAGTACTCGGAGCCGGTGAAGACATGAACTCATCTTTTTCAGGATGATATGCCAGCACGAAGACCATATCATCACCAAAAGTCTCAAAAGTATCATTGGCGGTCGGATCCCAGGTGAAAGTAAGCTCACCTGCGGCGTGCGCTACAGACACTGTGCCACCTCCATATAATCCGCCATCGGATATGCTGACCTTGGAGTAATCCAAGGCATAGGCCGGATACGTACCCGTAATGGCCTGCTTCAGATTAAACTGAAAAGCTGCATTGATCGGCGTTAAACGTTCCGTATTTTTACGTCCGAAACCGATTTTCAAAAACATATTGATGGGAAGCAGAAACCGCATCAATGTTCTGAATTTTTCCTGTTGCATCATCTGCAACTCTGAAGCGGGCTTTGATCTCTTTTTATAAAGTCCCTTGATATAGTTGATACTTTTCCAACTACTTCCTATTACTGAGCCGGCTTTACCTTTAAAACCTCCATTTGCTCCATTTACGATTGTTCCCATATTTTTTTTTAATTAAAATCAATCTCTTTTATACCGGTACTATCGATTGACATAACAAACATAAAACACTAAAAAACAATTACAAATAGATATGTAATGATAGACCGATACCTGACCGAAGAGCATCGGTATTTTGACCGATACGTTGCCGACTTGAACAAAACTTGAGGTTAAAACCACTGCAAAATTCACTTAAAAAATGAGACATCAACAGGTAATTAATTCCTAACCAATTCCACCATTTTATCGGCTCGGCCTCGGGTGCGCTTCGAGATTTCATGCATACCCGCCGATGAAATCCCGAAGCCAGGTCGAAGAAAACTGAAGTAAAAGCAGAAGTTGGTTATAAGAAAATAAGAATCATGTCACGCTGAAAGATGGGTACAATTTTCAAAAAATTCGTCCCCCAAAAAGAGAGACGAATTGCAAAATGTAGTTCAGAATAGCAAAAGATCGGGCGATCCTTTACGCTATCCACGGTAACTTTTCCGCAGACGCTCCACATCTACATCACGATAATAGCGTTTGTTTCGGGTGCGTTTGGCAACGCAGATATACCCGTCCCGTTGCAGACGGTAGAGCGTTTCTGTCGAAATACCCACGTAAGATTTGACATAGTCCGCATCTCGCAACAGCATGTTGTCCTCCTCCATCTGCTCACGAAGTTCAAGATAGCTGGCCAACTTACGCTTGGTAGCTAGGAGCTCCAACAAAATTAATTTTTGGGCATAGGAATACCCCGGGCTTACGAGAAAGCCCCTCAAATAGCGATTTTTACGCATAGTTATATATTTAGATTTATAAAAGAATAGGCCGTTTATTCCAATTTATCATAGCCGCTGATATTCGGTTTGCGACTCTTGCTGATCGGAAGTTCAGTCTCCGGACCCTCCGAAAGAATCAGCTTTTTATCCTGTACTTCAATTGCGAACCTGAAATTGACAATAAACCCACGGTGGATCCGTACAAAATAGGACTTGGGCATGATCTTTTCGATTCTGCCAATGGTAATACGCGCGGTGATCGTTTCGTCCCGGGTCACGATATCAACGTAATTATCAGCACTGGTAATATAGATGATATTTTTAAAATGAACAATCTTCGAGTAAACATTTTTCACTTCAAACAGGTAGTATTCCGGCTCATATTGCGTATAGATATTGACCGAAACATTCATGACCTTTAAGCAGCGCAAAAAGGAATTGGTGACATCAGCATATTTGGCCGGCTTCAGCAGATAATCGACCGCAGCTAATTTAAATCCATCCAGCGCAAATTCCGTATGGACACTGACCAAAACAAGCGCAGGCCGCTCCTTTTCCGGCAATAAGGTATACAGCTCCAGGCCTGAAATATTCGGCATTTCAATATCCAGGAATAAGATATCCGGCTTATTTTTAAGCAGGTACTTTGCTCCTTGTACGCCATCATAAAAGACCTCAATATGACCTACATCATCAATTTCTTTTAGATGTTGTACTAAGCTGTCGGCATCCGCTTTATTGTCATCAATGACTACAATGGTATATTTAGGCATGAGCTATTAAAAAAATGATAATTTGACAATAAAATAGGTGTTTTTCTCGATGGTATATTGCAGCTCTACACGATCGTTTTTACACGATTCATAGAGTCTGTTCACCAGTCTCAGCCCATTACCAGTCCCTCTTTTTATACTTGTGGTGTGCATCCTGTTCCTGATTTCCAACACAAGCTTATCAGGTTGATTGATCCAGGTGAGCGTAATCGGATTATTTGCGCCATCTATGCTGTAGGCTACAGCATTTTCAATCCACGTCACCAGTGAAAGTGATGGCACGGAGCGATTCCAGATCTGTTGCGATACATGTTCCTCCCCATTAATTTCAAAATGGCGATCATGACACAAAGCAACCATGCGTTTTACAAAATACCATTCCTCTTCCAATGCTACTCTTACATTTTGCGCTACCAACTTGTTGCTTATCGATTGAAAGAAATCCAGGACCTCCACATCTACCTCCTTTTTTCCTTTAGATGCCAATTGGTATAGCCGACGTAAAAAATGGCCCGACAGCAAACTGCTATCCGCCCGGTCCCTCATCATACGTTCGAGACGCGTACTTTGAATTTTAATTTTTAACCATTTAAAGACGAAATAGTCTACAACGATCAACAGTAAAATATAGAATAAACCCTGACTGATTTTATTTAATAATATCCCCTGATGATTATTCTGCCAAGCAGAATAAAAAACTACCTTTATTGTAGGTAGTAGCGTGTAATAATAAGATTTGACGATCCAAAAACTGCCTAAAACTAATGCAGCACAAAGAACCAACCAACCGAGCTGTCTTAAACGAAAGCGCACACTTAAATGAAACAGCGCATAGCATATACAGAAATACACGAGGTATGGCGCTACAAATAGTGGAAAAACATAAATTGGTTGGCCTGTGAATGTACCGATATTGCGTATGTAAATCACCATTAAAAAAATGGACATAACCAGCAAACAGCGATAATATAAATTATAAAGATATGTTGTGTTTTTAATACGTGTATACATTACGATAAAAAGGTTTAAGGTTAACCTAAATTACAAAATATTATTTATTCTTACAAACCACTTCAAAAAAGCCTTTAGTAGCTATATCAAATAGATAAGCTTTATGCCCCAAAGTAAAAGGCATTAACCAACCGCCGGTGCTGTTGATACAAGCAGCTTTATTTTGCTTTTTAACCACTGTATACCGATGCAACAGTGTCCAATTTTCCCAAGCGGTCCAGTCGTCAGCTATCATGTCCTGAAAAGTTTGCTGTAATACCTCAAACGCTTTTAATAAGGCATCCTGTCGATTTTTATCTGCGGTGCTGAGCACTATTTGAGGCATCCGCATTTGCCATGATTGTTGGTCACCTTGTTGTCTCACTTCCATATGCGCGACAGATACCGAGATGCCAAGACGTTGGGCTAACTTTAGTATATTAGTTCGCCAATAGAAATAATGTGCACCAAATACTATCCTCAGCTTTCCCTCCCGATCCTTGTCAGCATTATTTGCCAGGGACTCATGAGCATCTAAAAATACTACGACCATCCGCTTGGTCTCTACAGCGTGACAAAGCTTGCGCAGTACCATTGGATTTTGGGCATCCAAACACTCAAAACAATCTTTAGACAGACCCATGCTGGCCAGCTCTCGCCGGTTATCAGTTTCTTCACGTAGCAGCACATCTGCAGATACTAAAAGCGTCACTTTGTAACCCATAGCCAACAGGTATCGTGGTACTAAGCGATACGGTCCATAATGAAAGGTGAGCATGATCCCTGCTTTTAGATCTACACGTGGAGCTCTGTCCAGATCTTCCTTTAATAGACCAAGATCCATTTTAGCATACAGCTTTTGGAACGCTTGTTTGTGACAAAGCCATTGGTTATAACCCTGTTGCAAATCCATTGCAGATCTGTCCGGGAAGAAGCTATGTACATTGCCCAGCCACAGCAGACGTTTCAAATTATTTTTTTCTTGTTCCTTCATATCTCGAGATTAAAAACCGATCCACCTATAGCGGCAGATGGATCGATTAGTGAAAAGTTCAATTCTTTAAATTGATACCGGCCAGCATTTATCATCATCGATATCCCCTAGTATAGGTTCTTTATCCAGCAGGTCGAAGAAGGTGTAACCTTCCAATAAAATTTCATCACTAGTTTGCATGTCATTTTTCATAATTTTTAAATTTTGTAGTAAACATTAATTCATCAGCTGATATCCAAAAATGCAGAAGATTTTGGTGAATATGGATTTGAGGGAAACATAGTTGATTGGCCACTGTGAATGGTTGCAGTCACTATAAAGCGCACTTGAAGCAACTATTCATCCCTCGTATTGAAACATTCACCCCTCATATAGGCTAGTTTTCCCTGAATAGCCCTTTATAACAAAGCATTTTATATCTTACAGGTCTTTTTTAGCCAGAAAACCATTATAAAAATAAGCCATGAGGAAAAGTAAAGAAGAGATTTTAGCCAGTTTTTTAAAGGACATGCATTCAGAATGGGTATCTGCCATACCTGAACTAACGGATGTATTTGAGGAGATCCGCTTTGTAAAAGGCGAGCACCTGACCAACAATTGGGGGGAGCTTTACCTCATAGCCGAGGGTTTATTTGGAAAGTATGAAAAGACCTGTCCGGTACGGTATGCCATTAGTGGCGAATCGCTTATGATACCCTACCACAGGCATGACTATCAGTTTATCGCGCTGAGTGACTGCCGGACTTTCATGACTACACGGAAACAGTTGTATACGATCAATTCGAAAAACCCAAAGCTTTTCCCGATCTACGCCAGCCTTATGGACAAACAGCAACAATATCTCGATTATCGGGCAAAATTGCTTTCATTGCCCAATCCCGAAAAATATGACTTTGTGTTTGACAAATATCCGAACATACGCCAATATATCAAGCACAAAGAATTAGCCCGATTTATGGGGATCGGCGAAGAGCTGCTTCGCCGGATGCTTCGGGAAAGAGAATAACTTGTTAACCCATATGCAGGGTTTTCAAATTACAGCTTAAAGGTCGCAACAGTTTATCTACCTGTTATGACCCTACGGTGTTCAGTACCCCATGCAGCAAGGCTCTCAATAATAGTTCTTAGCGTATTGCCATAGTCCGTAAGCTGATATACCACTGTTACAGGATGTGTATCCACAACTGTACGGCTCACCAGCTTGTTCATTTCCAGTTCTTTTAGCTCCTTACTGAGCATTTTGTTGGAAATGCCACTGACATCGTTCAAAATATCAGAGAATCTTCTCTTATTGTAATAACAGATAGCAGACATTATAGATATTTTCCATTTACCATTTAAAACATCCATTGTATCATGTACAGCCCTGATCTGATTTTTATTAATTTCTTCGGTGCAATTATATTCTTCCATAAGTTACCTAGTTACTCAAATGTTACTGTTACTTTTAGTTACCAAGTTACAAAAGTAAATAAAAACACAATACATTTGTTGCAGTAAATAAAACAATTTAGAAATGAATTTTAAAGATAAAAACGTTGTAATTACAGGCGGAACCACAGGAATTGGTTTCGCTACAGCTACTGCCTTTATCGAAGCTGGAGCAAATGTATGGATAACAGGAAGAAAAGAAGATAATCTACAGGCTGCTGCTCGTCAGATCGATAACCCGAGATTAACAACCGTCCTATCAGACACATCAAATCTTGAAGGAATCGCCGCTCTTGAAAAACTAGTAACGGAAAACAATATCAAGATTGACGTACTGTTTCTGAATGCCGGTATAGCAACCTTTGCTCCCATAGAGCAAGTTACAGAAGCTGACTTTGACGCTCAGTTCAATACCAATGTTAAGGGACATTTCTTCACCTTACAAAAACTGATTCCCCACCTTCAAACAGGGTCATCCGTTATCTTTACCTCTTCTACCGTTGCTACAGCGTCTAATTTAGAATCTTCAGTGTATTCCGCAACAAAAGGTGCATTAAATAAAATAGCGCAGATCGCAGCCAATGAGCTAGCATCTAAAAATATCCGTGTCAATGTGGTTAGTCCGGGACCTATTGAAACCCCTGGGCTGCAAAATGCGGTACCTCAAGAAGCGATGAATCATCTGGCGGCTGCCACTTCACTTCAGCGTATCGGAAAACCAGAAGAAATTGCAAACACAGTACTTTTTCTAGCTTCCGATAAAGCAAGCTTTATCAACGGAACCGAATTTTTAGTAGATGGTGGTTATATTACCTATGCCATGAAATAAAAATGAGATTGAAAATTTCACAACAAAGCCGCTGTATGTAAAAGTACAGCGGCTTTGTTGTGTATACCTCTGAAAAATATAATCATGTAACCAACATGTTAGAATGCAATTAATGCTTTCAAATGCAAAAAATATAGAAAAAACCCCCATTTATTGGGATTTAACACCCCGCATTTTGGGTTACAATTCCCAAAACATAGTGTCCAAATTCCCAAAATATAACAGTCAATGCTGCTGATATTTGTAATAGCAGATCGGATGAAATAATTAATTGTCCTGTAAAACACAAAAATAATTGTATCCATACCATTTTTTCCGATCTGCTCATGAAAAAAACAAATTATGAAACAGTACAAGAAAAAATTTGCACCCTTCCCCATAAATTGGATTATTGGGTTTCTAGGAAATCAATGTCCACTTCAAGGCAAAGCTTCGTTATGACAAGCTCGAAGCGCACAAAATAATAAGCTTATCAAATAACCAAATTTAAGAATTCAAAGCACTTAAGTGCATTACTAGTTATGATTACATTAAAAAACACGCGACTATTTGTCGCCACTTTATTTGCATTAATTGTTGGAGCATTTTACGTAGTAAATGCAATGGACAAACAAATCGAAACAGAAGAGCCTAAGTTGTCAACCACGTGGTACTTTCAGGGAAGCTCTCTAGCAGAAGCTGAGGATGCATCGAACTATTCGCAGACTCCTCATCCTAACTGTAACGTGGGTTCAGAATTACCATGTGAACTTCCAGTAGAAAATGCACCTGATGAAGAATCACTGCAAACCTTTTTAGACGGAAAATCGGGTTCCGATATTCGAGATATATATGCTGCCTCAAAGCGTAATTAATAATCTTATATAATTAGGGGCAAAACCCACGAGTTATCGTGGGTTTTGTTTTATTCCAGTCAGTAAAATAATATCTTCTGGAATTGCTAGAGCGTATCTCTTATCATTTGGTTTAAGTATAAACTCGATACCCCCAATAAAACGCCTCAAACTTATATTCTGTCCCTCTTTATTCAATCTTTTAATATCCATCCATCTAAGTCCACGCATCAAGAGTTCTTTCCGTCTTTCTTTTAAAATTACAGCAAGTGCCTCGTCTGCATTATTTATTTTACCTTCTATCAATGGATCATCAACATAGCCCACTTTCCATCTTTTAACCATTAACTCACGTAATGTAGCTAGAGCCTCTAGGTATTTGCTTTGTCTTGCTAATGATTCGGATTTTATAAGTAGGATTTCATTAGTAGAAACTCCACCGAACAAGGTCAAATTTCCACTATAACTACCTCTGAACCGAACGGTTCCATCATTATTTTTCTTAAAGTAAAGCTCTTTTCGGAGGTCACCTTCTTTATATTGACTATATAACTCATCAGAGATTCTAGCAATATCCGGTTGTAGTATATTCGTTGGCATACCGATTACCGAAAAGATAATACTTTCACCATTAAACTGGCTAAATGGGTATTCAGGTGCATTACTAATTTTATTGTAGTCTAACAAAATATTATAGTACTGCAGGCAAGAACTTGCGGCAACTTCTGCTTGGTCATACTTACGCATCCATAAATAAGTACGAGCTAAAAGTCCGAAAGCCGCGGG
This region includes:
- a CDS encoding YybH family protein is translated as MENQIENQIAEVLKGYALAINDAQTASIAAFYSEEGLFMPEGFKTLTKQDLSPEKSSNFLRKTDFKIEYTIEKIEVEENFAFVSATAKTSKKESATNDAVMKQTRDLFVLRKEEGSWKIYRYIFNNSTSHII
- a CDS encoding tautomerase family protein, with the translated sequence MPHVVVKMYPADSEEQKVKLAAEITKVIISVTGKPDAAVSIRIDEVSEDKWMQEVYNKEIIPHLDDLYKKPGY
- a CDS encoding DUF5675 family protein: MKTKHILLLQRIYGAKGTNGTITYKGEHICHTIELPDRNNIPRISCIPIGQYKLEKCRYPKHGEQIGIPHVLGREAILIHAANDALKELLGCIAPVTTLTGEGKGDFSGKALAKLKALVYEMWDKGEEVYLVIK
- a CDS encoding DUF6266 family protein codes for the protein MAKRIVSPAQESVRTAFKMAVAFLTPLKGVIKKGFAEKARRKKSVASALALGHVLHSAIKITDGKPQVDPSEVMLSEGALATIRVEQIVRSTDRIEVLHNWFPSDFSAGDDCLTLCAYQLDKGYAFVNQQIWHRQEGKIIVQLPKGFQDDGLHLYLMASDRSGSKYSRSQYLGYSTK
- a CDS encoding DUF6266 family protein, coding for MGTIVNGANGGFKGKAGSVIGSSWKSINYIKGLYKKRSKPASELQMMQQEKFRTLMRFLLPINMFLKIGFGRKNTERLTPINAAFQFNLKQAITGTYPAYALDYSKVSISDGGLYGGGTVSVAHAAGELTFTWDPTANDTFETFGDDMVFVLAYHPEKDEFMSSPAPSTRASGEISFIISEHLQVGIVHTWMFLTNRSKTRVSKSVYLGEVLLN
- a CDS encoding MerR family transcriptional regulator; translation: MRKNRYLRGFLVSPGYSYAQKLILLELLATKRKLASYLELREQMEEDNMLLRDADYVKSYVGISTETLYRLQRDGYICVAKRTRNKRYYRDVDVERLRKSYRG
- a CDS encoding LytR/AlgR family response regulator transcription factor, coding for MPKYTIVVIDDNKADADSLVQHLKEIDDVGHIEVFYDGVQGAKYLLKNKPDILFLDIEMPNISGLELYTLLPEKERPALVLVSVHTEFALDGFKLAAVDYLLKPAKYADVTNSFLRCLKVMNVSVNIYTQYEPEYYLFEVKNVYSKIVHFKNIIYITSADNYVDIVTRDETITARITIGRIEKIMPKSYFVRIHRGFIVNFRFAIEVQDKKLILSEGPETELPISKSRKPNISGYDKLE
- a CDS encoding winged helix-turn-helix transcriptional regulator, whose translation is MEEYNCTEEINKNQIRAVHDTMDVLNGKWKISIMSAICYYNKRRFSDILNDVSGISNKMLSKELKELEMNKLVSRTVVDTHPVTVVYQLTDYGNTLRTIIESLAAWGTEHRRVITGR
- a CDS encoding SDR family NAD(P)-dependent oxidoreductase; the protein is MNFKDKNVVITGGTTGIGFATATAFIEAGANVWITGRKEDNLQAAARQIDNPRLTTVLSDTSNLEGIAALEKLVTENNIKIDVLFLNAGIATFAPIEQVTEADFDAQFNTNVKGHFFTLQKLIPHLQTGSSVIFTSSTVATASNLESSVYSATKGALNKIAQIAANELASKNIRVNVVSPGPIETPGLQNAVPQEAMNHLAAATSLQRIGKPEEIANTVLFLASDKASFINGTEFLVDGGYITYAMK
- a CDS encoding RagB/SusD family nutrient uptake outer membrane protein, which produces MKHILKMIIALMLCVSFYSCNKILEEKSDNKLVVPTTLMDLQSILDNASRNVFSDPGEGEVSSDDYYLAEKDYMSLTSEQYRRMYTWEADYIFEDRSNSWTYSYASVYSANTVLERIQEIQRNSANGNSYDDIKGQAYYLRAKSMLQLAALFLPAFDEQSAQNDLGLPIRQKTDFNIPTTRSSVKETYHAILSDLEQATILLPITPKHVIRSSKPAAFGLLARTYLWMRKYDQAEVAASSCLQYYNILLDYNKISNAPEYPFSQFNGESIIFSVIGMPTNILQPDIARISDELYSQYKEGDLRKELYFKKNNDGTVRFRGSYSGNLTLFGGVSTNEILLIKSESLARQSKYLEALATLRELMVKRWKVGYVDDPLIEGKINNADEALAVILKERRKELLMRGLRWMDIKRLNKEGQNISLRRFIGGIEFILKPNDKRYALAIPEDIILLTGIKQNPR